A genomic stretch from Schistosoma haematobium chromosome 2, whole genome shotgun sequence includes:
- the TUBGCP3_1 gene encoding Gamma-tubulin complex component 3 (EggNog:ENOG410VBGG~COG:Z), giving the protein MHGDVGGLDSHVDRTSDHQSTSSLSFVQPLTLTRLVLWTQEPRLRLRFLASLCDVCHGLSGGALASEVFAYTLHGDPEVALIMRHLMSNIASSLLHFISQWIYDGHLDDPYQEFFVESDTSVKMDRLWYDKYNLRHNMIPRFITSSQANKILVTGKSINFLIHVCGEKQGIKNRESIRHTRLKKVESMFEQDLDQSFDQMISTVYKQTSQHLLETLIGRYHFLDHLRATRQFLLLGQGDFIQHLMDLLDSNLNKPCSQILLSRLSGILETAIRDTNAQYEQPEILQRLDVRLLDISTGQDTGWDIFSLDYHVDGPLATIFTDNCRFMYLFSFNFLWRAKRMEFTLSNLWKQQLCATRLGYGLQIDLSLVLHLLQLFGAEIRHFIQQLQYYINFEVLECAWENLVKQVHSAQDLSDVIKAHQAFLSNVFTRCLLDAESRQLLGQLRAIFNSILDYAQLHQDFNITAMHENGIREKYASEVQRAERTGHWGTDRLREEQESFRRKEFVDSKLAHLQARIRIQAAAYRANLIKFIDMLSNHTDPSLRLLAEHINFNGHYCTSTPGSSCTTSGSITSGYPSLIHHQKYQSTHHQQQRIQSLSSTPPPLPSSSTQPTSQHEEQNKTKYSNIIILKSALPYSGSVTPSSPSSSLTIGSKQTESGVSHLSDLECRKNSSASDEYREFTLHPK; this is encoded by the exons ATGCATGGTGATGTTGGAGGCTTGGATTCTCATGTCGATCGTACCAGTGATCATCAGTCAACCTCTTCGTTGTCTTTTGTCCAACCGTTGACATTAACTCGGTTGGTTTTATGGACTCAAGAGCCTCGGTTGAGACTACGATTTCTAGCCAGCTTATGTGATGTTTGTCATGGTTTAAGTGGTGGAGCATTAGCATCTGAAGTGTTTGCTTATACACTTCATGGCGATCCTGAAGTAGCGTTGATTATGCGACATTTAATGTCCAATATTGCTTCCAGTTTGTTACATTTTATTAGTCAATGGATTTATGATGGTCATCTAGACGATCCATATCAAGAATTCTTTGTTGAATCAGATACGTCAGTGAAAATGGATCGTTTATGGTATGATAAATATAATCTTCGGCATAATATGATTCCAAGATTTATCACTTCAAGCCAAGCAAATAAG ATTCTTGTCACTGGTAAATCGATCAACTTTTTAATTCATGTTTGTGGCGAAAAACAAGGCATTAAAAATCGTGAATCTATTCGTCATACACGTTTAAAAAAGG TTGAATCCATGTTTGAACAAGATTTGGATCAATCATTTGATCAAATGATATCTACTGTATATAAACAAACTAGTCAACATTTATTAGAAACATTAATAGGACGTTATCATTTTCTAGATCATTTAAGA GCTACAAGACAATTTTTACTCTTAGGACAAGGGGATTTTATTCAACATCTCATGGATTTGTTAGA TTCAAATTTAAATAAACCATGTTCACAAATACTACTTAGTCGATTAAGTGGTATATTGGAGACAGCTATACGCGATACTAATGCACAATATGAGCAACCGGAAATTCTTCAACGCTTAGATGTTCGTTTACTGGATATATCAACAG GTCAAGATACTGGATGGGATATATTTTCGTTGGATTATCATGTCGATGGTCCATTGGCTACAATATTTACTGATAATTGTcgttttatgtatttattttcatttaattttcttTGGCGTGCTAAACGTATGGAATTTACATTAAGCAATTTATGGAAACAACAATTATGTGCAACACGTTTAGGTTATGGTCTACAAATTGATTTATCATTAGTATTacatttattacaattattCGGTGCAGAAATACGACATTTTATTCAACAGCTacaatattatattaattttgaA GTTTTAGAATGTGCATGGGAAAATCTTGTCAAACAAGTACATTCCGCTCAAGATTTAAGTGACGTTATTAAAGCCCATCAAGCGTTCTTATCAAATGTATTTACAAGATGTCTATTAGATGCTGAGTCACGTCAACTTCTTGGTCAGTTACGAGCGATATTTAATTCAATCTTAGATTATGCTCAGTTACATCAAGATTTTAATATAACTGCCATGCATGAGAATGGTATACGTGAAAAATATGCATCTGAA GTACAACGTGCTGAACGGACTGGTCATTGGGGTACTGATCGATTACGAGAAGAACAAGAGTCATTTAGACGTAAAGAGTTTGTCGATAGTAAACTTGCTCATTTACAAGCTCGAATTCGTATTCAAGCTGCTGCATATCGT GCTAATCTTATCAAGTTCATCGATATGTTGTCAAATCATACAGATCCTAGTTTACGTTTATTAGCAGAACATATAAATTTCAATGGACATTATTGTACTTCAACACCTGGTTCATCTTGTACCACTAGTGGATCAATAACATCCGGTTATCCTTCACTGATACATCATCAAAAATATCAATCAAcacatcatcaacaacaacgcATACAATCACTTTCATCAACACCACCGCCTCTGCCGTCGTCATCAACTCAACCTACATCACAACACGAAGAACAAAACAAGACTAAATACAGTAATATAATCATCTTAAAAAGTGCATTACCATATTCTGGTTCTGTAACACCAAgttcaccatcatcatcattaacaaTTGGTTCAAAACAAACAGAATCCGGTGTATCACATTTAAGTGATTTAGAATGTAGAAAAAATTCCAGTGCATCTGATGAATATAGAGAATTCACTTTACATCCGAAATAG